One Mangifera indica cultivar Alphonso chromosome 4, CATAS_Mindica_2.1, whole genome shotgun sequence genomic region harbors:
- the LOC123214430 gene encoding protein RETICULATA-RELATED 1, chloroplastic, with the protein MSYIMLPTTAKTLSSFTPPSLPIPRLCLSQPGSQAMSVKIRRRSLNVTCSAPVVDGGESSVAGLERCYAAPSASASGSSLEFGPVMKGGQHGAFGAVTLEKGKLDLTQKQSQSSPELAVGGGGGDIGKKINHGGGDGGDDDGDDDDYFDDFDDGDEGDENGLFRRRMLLEELFDRKFLEAVLNEWQKTMMDLPAGFRQAYEMGLVSSAQLVKFLAINARPTTTRFISRAIPEGISRAFIGRMIADPAFLYKLLLEQAATIGCTAWWEFKNRKERIKQEWDLALTNVLTVMACNAFVVWSLAPCRSYGNTFRFDLQNTLQKLPNNVFEKSYPLREFDLQKRIHSLFFKAAELCMVGLTAGAVQGSLSNFLAGKKKERLSMTIPTVSTNALGYGAFLGLYANLRYQLLCGFDRAVVNHFDVIGVTLFLSTALRILNDQLGERSRLAWLGIEADPLVQSDELLKAAYNRPSEDVAGSSSKWFISKNAIVSGLGLLGIKQGNVYDGEARAPKARRKRIVRKKVSATSA; encoded by the exons ATGTCTTACATAATGCTCCCTACCACCGCCAAAACCTTATCATCGTTTACGCCTCCGAGTTTACCGATACCTCGACTCTGTCTGAGTCAACCGGGTAGCCAGGCGATGTCCGTCAAGATTCGGAGGAGGAGCTTAAACGTGACGTGTTCGGCGCCGGTTGTTGATGGCGGAGAGAGTTCCGTGGCTGGCTTGGAAAGGTGTTATGCTGCGCCGAGTGCGTCCGCATCTGGTTCGAGTTTGGAATTCGGTCCAGTTATGAAGGGAGGACAGCACGGCGCTTTCGGTGCTGTTACTTTAGAGAAGGGGAAGCTTGACTTGACGCAGAAACAATCGCAGTCGAGCCCTGAG CTTGCAGTGGGTGGAGGAGGGGGTGATATTGGAAAGAAAATCAACCATGGTGGTGGTGATGGaggtgatgatgatggtgatgatgatgactACTTCGATGATTTTGATGATGGTGATGAGGGAGATGAGAATGGACTTTTTCGGAGGCGGATGCTTCTTGAAGAG CTCTTTGATCGAAAATTTTTAGAAGCGGTGTTGAATGAATGGCAGAAGACTATGATGGATCTACCTGCTGGATTCCGACAAGCTTATGAGATG GGATTAGTCAGCTCTGCTCAATTGGTAAAATTTCTAGCAATTAATGCTAGACCAACCACCACCAGATTTATTTCACGAGCAATTCCTGAAGGAATTTCCAGGGCATTCATTGGCAG AATGATTGCAGATCCTGCCTTTTTATATAAGCTTCTTTTAGAGCAGGCTGCTACTATTGGTTGCACTGCATGGTGGGAGTTCAAGAATCGTAAGGAGAG GATAAAGCAAGAATGGGATCTTGCCCTTACTAATGTGCTCACAGTAATGGCATGCAATGCTTTTGTTGTTTGGTCACTTGCCCCTTGTCGTTCTTATGGAAATACATTTCGGTTTGACCTGCAAAATACATTGCAGAAGCTCCCGAACAATGTATTTGAAAAGAGTTACCCACTTAGAGAATTTGACTTGCAAAAGAGAATCCACTCCCTGTTCTTTAAGGCTGCTGAGTTGTGTATGGTGGGATTAACTGCTGGAGCAGTGCAAGGttctttgtcaaattttttggctggtaaaaagaaagaaag GTTATCCATGACAATCCCAACTGTGAGTACTAATGCGCTTGGTTATGGTGCTTTCCTTGGACTTTATGCAAACTTGAGATATCAGCTGTTATGCGGATTTGATAGAGCAGTTGTCAACCATTTTGATGTTATTGGAGTCACGTTGTTCTTGAGCACAGCTTTAAG GATATTAAATGATCAATTAGGAGAAAGATCAAGGCTTGCTTGGCTAGGCATAGAGGCAGATCCTCTGGTTCAATCAGATGAACTTTTGAAGGCTGCTTACAACAGGCCATCTGAGGATGTTGCTGGGTCATCTTCAAAATGGTTTATATCAAAGAATGCCATTGTTTCTGGGCTTGGTCTCCTTGGCATCAAGCAAGGAAATGTGTATGATGGTGAAGCACGGGCTCCAAAGGCTCGAAGGAAGAGGATTGTCCGGAAGAAGGTAAGTGCAACTTCAGCATAA
- the LOC123214433 gene encoding universal stress protein A-like protein, with product MEENRKTRILVAVKLTQSSSGKGYPYASESSKAVFEWILTNIVRTNVTRFELQLLHVHSPHSPYTKDFEAVKMMEYFGSRCQRISVGFSSEIRLGDDPKIAICNEVKRVNPDLLVMGTTPTPFSFQRVFRRNVSVITEYCLKHAECHVTIVEARADDQS from the exons ATGGAGGAGAACCGGAAGACTCGGATATTGGTGGCGGTCAAACTGACGCAGTCGAGTAGTGGCAAAGGCTATCCCTACGCCTCGGAAAGCAGCAAAGCAGTGTTCGAATGGATACTTACGAACATCGTTCGCACTAACGTTACTCGTTTCGAACTTCAACTCCTCCATGTCCATAGTCCACATTCTC CTTATACAAAAGATTTCGAAGCGGTTAAAATGATGGAATATTTTGGCAGCAGATGTCAGAGGATTTCG GTTGGATTTAGCTCAGAAATCAGGCTTGGTGATGATCCTAAAATAGCGATATGCAATGAAGTGAAACGAGTCAATCCTGATTTGCTTGTCATGGGAACTACTCCaactcctttttcttttcaaag GGTTTTTAGGCGTAACGTGAGTGTGATTACTGAATATTGCTTGAAGCATGCCGAGTGTCATGTTACGATTGTTGAAGCCAGAGCAGATGACCAGAGTTAG
- the LOC123214805 gene encoding uncharacterized protein LOC123214805, with the protein MGKNDRTLPQRQSLDNSNLPSSGFCCERCSVLFSVISREFSLKCVVVLLFSLSVFLSGIFWILPFHNLLSGFDAKDAIKFSATVQAYFRLEIPVSKLVPHIERLEYDLYEEIGVPDAKVAILSMHQSGASNWTDVVFGVLPDPINAPINPVYLSVLKSSLIELFLQQSNLTLTTSIFGQPSMFQILKFTGGITVIPLQATSIWQMPQILFNFTLNNSISDIEANFVELRDQLKSGLRLNYHESVYVQVTNTEGSTIAPPVILQASVLSDLGSLLPQRLKQLAQTITGSPAKNLGLNNSVFGNVRSVVLSSYLNGTLDGTSPTPSPAPSSEPSISLSPAHSHYSRAPSPKVNHYPPCLNCEVSFPPDSGDLYSPSPESAPSPAPSVAVTDPCYRPIFPPSSSQTFNPNPAHSPPVRSPQLAPRLSPLPAVSYGSSPGHDLGSATASVSPSLAPSPSSSAVGRFFKEIWLFGFSGLLFFYILCLSY; encoded by the exons ATGGGGAAAAATGACCGAACTCTGCCCCAACGCCAGTCTCTTGACAATTCTAATTTGCCTTCGTCTGGGTTCTGCTGTGAGAGATGTTCGGTATTGTTTTCAGTGATTTCACGGGAGTTTAGTCTCAAATGCGTCGTTGTTTTACTTTTCAGTTTATCTGTTTTTCTCTCCGGGATCTTCTGGATCCTTCCCTTTCACAATTTATTATCTGGGTTTGATGCGAAAGATGCAATTAAATTCAGTG CAACAGTTCAGGCATACTTCAGATTGGAGATACCAGTTTCAAAGCTTGTTCCACATATAGAAAGATTAGAGTACGATCTTTATGAGGAAATAGGTGTCCCAGATGCAAAG GTGGCTATCCTATCTATGCATCAATCAGGTGCTTCAAATTGGACTGATGTGGTATTTGGTGTTCTTCCTGATCCAATAAATGCTCCAATAAATCCTGTGTACCTAAGTGTGCTTAAATCATCTTTAATTGAGTTGTTCCTTCAGCAATCCAATCTGACTTTGACAACGTCAATTTTCGGGCAGCCTTCTATGTTTCAGATTTTGAAGTTTACGGGAGGGATCACTGTAATTCCTCTGCAAGCTACTTCCATTTGGCAGATGCCACagattctatttaattttactcttaataatTCCATATCTGACATAGAGGCCAACTTTGTTGAGTTGAGGGATCAGTTGAAGTCTGGATTGCGTCTGAATTATCATGAG AGTGTGTATGTTCAAGTAACAAACACAGAGGGCTCCACAATTGCTCCACCAGTCATACTTCAGGCTTCAGTCTTGTCGGATCTGGGGAGCCTTCTGCCTCAGAGATTGAAGCAATTGGCTCAAACAATCACAGGCTCTCCAGCTAAGAATCTTGGCCTTAATAATTCAGTATTTGGTAATGTTAGAAGTGTTGTCTTATCTTCTTATTTGAATGGTACACTTGATGGAACTTCTCCAACTCCTTCACCAGCCCCATCCTCAGAACCATCAATTTCCCTATCTCCTGCCCATTCTCATTATTCTCGAGCACCCTCACCTAAAGTTAATCACTATCCCCCCTGTTTAAATTGTGAAGTTTCTTTTCCACCTGATTCTGGTGATCTCTATTCACCAAGCCCTGAAAGTGCCCCCTCTCCTGCACCTTCAGTTGCAGTTACTGACCCATGTTATCGTCCCATTTTTCCTCCAAGCTCTTCACAAACATTTAATCCTAACCCTGCTCATTCACCCCCAGTGCGTTCACCACAGTTGGCTCCTCGTCTGTCACCATTGCCTGCAGTATCTTATGGTTCTAGTCCAGGCCATGACTTGGGAAGTGCAACAGCCTCAGTCTCCCCATCACTTGCACCATCTCCATCGT CTTCAGCGGTTGGTCGTTTCTTCAAGGAGATCTGGTTATTTGGATTTTCTGgactcctttttttttatatcctttgTTTGTCATACTGA
- the LOC123213220 gene encoding F-box protein At1g10780-like isoform X1, whose product MYIRMDSLPDAIVHYILSNLNNARDVAICTCVSKRWKDAIPYLRSLYFPRNSFDNLTSSDCPDTIVWKMISSIVCLEELVVYSPFSSAGLASWLSLVGSTLKHLELRMDNLSEYQVCVERPSKLDCISGAKNLESLKLWGVLMINSPSWDVFHKLKNLEIVGARLSDPALSTALRACPNLTNLLLLGCEGVMSVSIQLPLLERCKLDFYGSGNSSLSLSCPKIEFLEVQGCSWIRVRETKCLRNLSISNNTGRVYMVDFGKLAALESLTMRGVQWCWDAINKMLQWASEVKHLYMKVEFTGDFDTLQPFPEVDFVDFFNSHPKLQKFDIHGAMFAALCQKNSLKNIESGFVIPCLEEVVVTVRSPLNAEQKMSTLESLLKYGKNLKAMVIRILQMKSSHSSSDDFFDEICRFRCINRKIVRIE is encoded by the exons ATGTATATT AGAATGGACTCACTTCCAGATGCTATTGTTCAttacattttatcaaatttgaataatgcCAGAGATGTAGCAATATGTACTTGTGTATCCAAACGATGGAAGGATGCAATTCCTTATCTTAGAAGCCTGTATTTCCCTCGTAACTCTTTCGATAACCTCACTAGCAGTGACTGTCCTGATACTATCGTGTGGAAGATGATTTCATCCATTGTTTGTTTGGAGGAGCTTGTTGTGTATAGCCCATTTTCTAGTGCTGGCCTCGCCTCATGGCTATCGCTTGTGGGTTCAACGCTCAAACACCTTGAGCTTCGAATGGATAATCTTTCTGAATATCAAGTCTGTGTTGAGAGGCCATCAAAATTGGACTGCATTAGTGGTGCAAAGAATTTAGAGTCCCTAAAGCTTTGGGGTGTTCTAATGATTAATTCACCTAGTTGGGATGTTTTCCATAAACTTAAGAACCTTGAAATTGTTGGTGCAAGATTGTCGGATCCAGCATTGTCCACTGCCCTTAGGGCTTGCCCTAATTTAACTAACTTGTTGCTGCTTGGCTGTGAAGGGGTTATGTCTGTTTCAATTCAATTGCCACTTTTGGAAAGGTGTAAGCTGGATTTTTATGGCTCGGGTAACAGCTCGCTTTCTCTCTCTTGTCCGAAAATTGAATTCCTTGAGGTACAAGGCTGTAGTTGGATTAGGGTTCGTGAGACAAAATGCTTGAGGAATCTGTCGATTTCCAATAATACTG GGAGAGTTTACATGGTAGATTTTGGGAAACTGGCTGCCCTCGAGTCCTTGACCATGAGAGGGGTCCAGTGGTGTTGGGATGCAATAAACAAAATGCTGCAATGGGCTAGTGAGGTGAAGCATCTCTACATGAAGGTTGAATTCACTGGAGACTTTGATACTCTTCAGCCCTTTCCAGAAGTTGACTTCGTTGATTTCTTCAATAGTCATCCAAAGCTGCAGAAGTTCGATATCCATGGGGCTATGTTTGCTGCTCTTTGCCAAAAAAACAGCCTGAAAAAT ATTGAATCAGGGTTTGTGATTCCATGTTTGGAGGAAGTAGTTGTCACTGTGAGATCACCATTAAATGCCGAACAGAAAATGAGCACTCTTGAGTCCCTGTTGAAGTATGGTAAAAATTTAAAGGCAATGGtaataagaattcttcaaatgAAGAGCAGCCACAGCAGTTCAGACGATTTCTTTGATGAGATTTGCAGGTTCAGATGCATTAACCGCAAGATAGTTCGAATTGAATAA
- the LOC123213220 gene encoding F-box protein At1g10780-like isoform X2, giving the protein MDSLPDAIVHYILSNLNNARDVAICTCVSKRWKDAIPYLRSLYFPRNSFDNLTSSDCPDTIVWKMISSIVCLEELVVYSPFSSAGLASWLSLVGSTLKHLELRMDNLSEYQVCVERPSKLDCISGAKNLESLKLWGVLMINSPSWDVFHKLKNLEIVGARLSDPALSTALRACPNLTNLLLLGCEGVMSVSIQLPLLERCKLDFYGSGNSSLSLSCPKIEFLEVQGCSWIRVRETKCLRNLSISNNTGRVYMVDFGKLAALESLTMRGVQWCWDAINKMLQWASEVKHLYMKVEFTGDFDTLQPFPEVDFVDFFNSHPKLQKFDIHGAMFAALCQKNSLKNIESGFVIPCLEEVVVTVRSPLNAEQKMSTLESLLKYGKNLKAMVIRILQMKSSHSSSDDFFDEICRFRCINRKIVRIE; this is encoded by the exons ATGGACTCACTTCCAGATGCTATTGTTCAttacattttatcaaatttgaataatgcCAGAGATGTAGCAATATGTACTTGTGTATCCAAACGATGGAAGGATGCAATTCCTTATCTTAGAAGCCTGTATTTCCCTCGTAACTCTTTCGATAACCTCACTAGCAGTGACTGTCCTGATACTATCGTGTGGAAGATGATTTCATCCATTGTTTGTTTGGAGGAGCTTGTTGTGTATAGCCCATTTTCTAGTGCTGGCCTCGCCTCATGGCTATCGCTTGTGGGTTCAACGCTCAAACACCTTGAGCTTCGAATGGATAATCTTTCTGAATATCAAGTCTGTGTTGAGAGGCCATCAAAATTGGACTGCATTAGTGGTGCAAAGAATTTAGAGTCCCTAAAGCTTTGGGGTGTTCTAATGATTAATTCACCTAGTTGGGATGTTTTCCATAAACTTAAGAACCTTGAAATTGTTGGTGCAAGATTGTCGGATCCAGCATTGTCCACTGCCCTTAGGGCTTGCCCTAATTTAACTAACTTGTTGCTGCTTGGCTGTGAAGGGGTTATGTCTGTTTCAATTCAATTGCCACTTTTGGAAAGGTGTAAGCTGGATTTTTATGGCTCGGGTAACAGCTCGCTTTCTCTCTCTTGTCCGAAAATTGAATTCCTTGAGGTACAAGGCTGTAGTTGGATTAGGGTTCGTGAGACAAAATGCTTGAGGAATCTGTCGATTTCCAATAATACTG GGAGAGTTTACATGGTAGATTTTGGGAAACTGGCTGCCCTCGAGTCCTTGACCATGAGAGGGGTCCAGTGGTGTTGGGATGCAATAAACAAAATGCTGCAATGGGCTAGTGAGGTGAAGCATCTCTACATGAAGGTTGAATTCACTGGAGACTTTGATACTCTTCAGCCCTTTCCAGAAGTTGACTTCGTTGATTTCTTCAATAGTCATCCAAAGCTGCAGAAGTTCGATATCCATGGGGCTATGTTTGCTGCTCTTTGCCAAAAAAACAGCCTGAAAAAT ATTGAATCAGGGTTTGTGATTCCATGTTTGGAGGAAGTAGTTGTCACTGTGAGATCACCATTAAATGCCGAACAGAAAATGAGCACTCTTGAGTCCCTGTTGAAGTATGGTAAAAATTTAAAGGCAATGGtaataagaattcttcaaatgAAGAGCAGCCACAGCAGTTCAGACGATTTCTTTGATGAGATTTGCAGGTTCAGATGCATTAACCGCAAGATAGTTCGAATTGAATAA
- the LOC123214434 gene encoding mRNA turnover protein 4 homolog: MPKSKRDRAVTLSKTKKKGREHKESIVNSIREAVENYNSIYVFSFENMRNLKFKEFRDQLKPTSRFFLGSNKVMQVALGRSVADEIRPGLHKVSKLLRGDAGLFLTDKSKEEVESLFNKYEEYDFARTGSTATEKVELLEGPLEQFTHEMEPFLRKQGMPVRLNKGVVELVSDFVVCEEGKPLSPESARILRLLGIKMASFKLHLICRWSPEDFELYREGVDESDVELA, encoded by the exons ATGCCGAAGTCAAAGCGTGACCGCGCAG TTACTTTGTCAAAGACGAAGAAGAAAGGTAGAGAACACAAAGAATCGATCGTGAATTCGATAAGGGAAGCCGTGGAAAATTACAACTCTatttatgttttctcttttgAGAATATGAGAAATCTTAAGTTCAAAGAGTTCAGGGACCAGCTCAAACCTACCAGCCG ATTCTTTCTTGGCTCAAACAAAGTTATGCAAGTAGCTTTGGGACGGTCAGTTGCCGATGAGATAAGGCCGGGACTTCATAAAGTTTCCAAG CTGCTTCGTGGAGATGCTGGTCTTTTCCTTACAGATAAGTCAAAAGAAGAGGTTGAGAG tttatttaataaatatgaagaaTATGACTTTGCAAGGACAGGAAGCACTGCAACAGAAAAG GTGGAACTTTTGGAAGGTCCTCTTGAGCAGTTCACACATGAGATGGAGCCCTTTTTGAGAAAGCAAGGGATGCCTGTTCGGTTAAACAAAG GTGTGGTAGAACTTGTTTCAGATTTTGTTGTGTGTGAAGAGGGAAAGCCTTTGTCGCCTGAGTCGGCTCGTATACTG CGGTTGTTGGGGATCAAGATGGCTAGCTTCAAACTTCACCTAATTTGTCGATGGAGTCCTGAGGATTTTGAGCTTTATAGGGAAGGTGTTGATGAATCAGATGTTGAATTAGCATAA
- the LOC123213028 gene encoding transmembrane emp24 domain-containing protein p24delta3-like — protein sequence MATTTNVRRKVLLPLFFLSFMLNLMFGHAVWLNLPSSGTKCVSEEIQNNVVVLADYLVISEDHTYIPTIAVKVTSPYGNNLHHKENVTHGQFAFTTQEAGNYLACFWVDSHNGAAREATVNIDWKTGIAAKDWESVARKEKIEGVELELRKLEGAVESIHENLLYLKSKEAEMRVVSEKTNARVAWFSIMSLGVCIIVSALQVLYLKRFFQKKKLI from the exons ATGGCGACCACTACAAACGTGCGCCGGAAGGTCCTTTTGCCCCTCTTTTTCCTCTCCTTCATGCTTAATCTCATGTTCGGTCACGCCGTTTGGCTCAATTTGCCGTCCTCCGGAACCAAATGCGTGTCCGAAGAAATTCAGAACAACGTCGTCGTTTTGGCCGACTACCTCGTCATTTCGGAGGATCATACGTATATTCCCACCATCGCCGTCAAg GTGACTTCACCATATGGGAACAATCTTCATCACAAGGAGAATGTGACACATGGTCAGTTTGCTTTCACGACTCAAGAAGCTGGTAACTATTTGGCATGTTTCTGGGTGGATAGCCATAATGGAGCAGCTAGAGAGGCAACTGTCAATATTGACTGGAAAACAGGAATTGCTGCTAAGGATTGGGAATCAGTtgcaagaaaagagaaaattgaa GGTGTGGAACTTGAACTGAGGAAACTTGAAGGAGCGGTAGAGTCCATCCATGAGAATCTACTCTATCTGAAGAGCAA GGAAGCGGAGATGAGAGTGGTGAGTGAGAAAACAAATGCTAGAGTAGCATGGTTTAGTATAATGTCCTTGGGAGTTTGCATCATAGTTTCAGCCCTGCAGGTGTTGTACCTTAAGCGATTCTTTCAAAAGAAGAAGCTGATCTAA
- the LOC123214431 gene encoding UDP-glycosyltransferase 89A2-like, giving the protein MSRDNSAGAHILVFPYPAQGHMLPVLDLTHQLALRNLTITIVITPRNLPCLTPLLTAHPDIQTLVLPFPFHPSIPDGVENVKDLGCTGNVPIMNALGNLFDPVSHWFHSHPNPPVAILSDFFLGWTLRLAYHLNIVRIAFFSSGSFLASVFEYIWYHLDEIKSGSAIQLHKLPGSPILSEEHLPTAVRLYKRDDPQMEFVKEGLVANFSSWGCVFNSSEALEGVYLDYLKTTMGNDRVFGVGPLSLVGLNLTNRKDPGFDPSDSVFEWLDKCPDGSVLYVCFGSQKALNKEQMEALATGIERSGIRFLWVVKTGFTGQADGKYGLIPDGFEERVADRGLILKGWVPQVAILNHKAVGGFLSHCGWNSTLEAIVGGVMILAWPMEADQFVNAKLLVDDMGVAVRVCEGAESVPDSAELGGIISESFSEVGQVKIKAKELKEKALAAVESGGSSYRELDRLVQELTGLQHVE; this is encoded by the coding sequence ATGTCCAGAGACAACAGTGCCGGAGCTCATATTCTCGTCTTTCCTTACCCTGCTCAAGGTCACATGCTTCCGGTGCTCGATCTCACCCACCAATTAGCTCTTCGTAATCTTACCATCACCATCGTCATCACCCCCAGAAACCTACCTTGTCTCACTCCCCTTCTCACTGCTCACCCCGATATTCAAACCTTGGTCCTCCCTTTCCCCTTTCATCCATCAATTCCTGATGGCGTTGAAAACGTTAAAGACTTGGGCTGCACTGGTAACGTGCCCATTATGAATGCTCTAGGCAATCTCTTTGACCCAGTTTCCCACTGGTTTCATTCCCACCCTAACCCTCCTGTTGCGATTCTTTCTGATTTCTTCTTGGGATGGACTTTACGCCTTGCTTATCACCTCAACATCGTCAGGATTGCTTTTTTCTCTTCCGGTTCGTTTTTAGCCTCGGTTTTCGAATATATTTGGTATCACTTGGATGAAATCAAGTCTGGGTCTGCTATTCAGCTTCATAAATTGCCAGGATCTCCCATTTTAAGTGAAGAGCATCTGCCTACCGCAGTTCGACTGTATAAGAGGGACGATCCACAAATGGAGTTTGTGAAAGAGGGCCTTGTTGCAAATTTTTCGAGTTGGGGTTGCGTTTTCAATTCTTCCGAGGCACTGGAAGGTGTGTATTTGGATTATTTGAAGACGACCATGGGTAACGACCGGGTTTTCGGTGTCGGACCATTGAGTTTGGTGGGTCTTAATTTAACGAATAGGAAAGACCCGGGTTTTGACCCGAGTGATAGTGTCTTCGAGTGGCTGGACAAATGCCCGGATGGATCTGTTCTATATGTTTGCTTTGGGAGTCAAAAAGCGTTAAACAAAGAACAAATGGAGGCCTTGGCAACAGGAATCGAGAGAAGTGGGATCCGATTCTTGTGGGTTGTTAAAACGGGTTTTACCGGGCAGGCAGATGGTAAATACGGGTTAATACCGGATGGCTTTGAGGAGCGAGTTGCAGACAGAGGGTTGATATTAAAAGGTTGGGTTCCCCAAGTGGCAATATTGAATCACAAAGCGGTGGGTGGATTTTTAAGTCATTGCGGGTGGAACTCTACTTTGGAAGCGATAGTGGGCGGGGTGATGATATTGGCTTGGCCAATGGAGGCTGACCAATTTGTTAATGCGAAGCTCTTGGTTGATGACATGGGTGTGGCTGTTAGAGTGTGTGAGGGTGCTGAGTCGGTGCCTGACTCCGCCGAGTTAGGGGGGATTATTTCGGAGTCATTCAGTGAAGTTGGACAAGTGAAGATTAAAGCCAAGGAGTTGAAAGAGAAGGCTTTAGCGGCGGTGGAGAGCGGTGGGAGCTCATATCGGGAATTGGATAGACTCGTGCAAGAACTGACTGGTCTTCAGCATGTCGAATGA
- the LOC123213230 gene encoding uncharacterized protein LOC123213230, whose amino-acid sequence MEALISQFTFLSDRACEDKNFDPSAIEDQMKLFEIEAYRSWAALEQEHEKEVKAAEDSMKEAEEYLESVMESCMDEYRRCAAEMESKAKREMSSLVESGEKARNMGKFLQQAATIASTKYIEAAMNSASASMKSAWKGVSSNRVHPS is encoded by the coding sequence ATGGAAGCTCTGATTTCCCAATTCACTTTCCTGTCAGACCGAGCTTGTGAAGACAAGAACTTCGATCCCTCCGCCATCGAGGACCAGATGAAGCTTTTCGAGATCGAAGCTTATAGATCGTGGGCCGCCCTCGAACAAGAGCATGAAAAAGAAGTGAAAGCAGCGGAAGACTCCATGAAAGAGGCTGAAGAATATCTGGAGTCGGTGATGGAGAGCTGCATGGACGAGTACAGGAGGTGTGCAGCAGAAATGGAGAGCAAGGCGAAGAGGGAGATGAGTAGCCTCGTTGAGAGCGGTGAAAAGGCTAGAAATATGGGGAAGTTTTTGCAACAAGCAGCCACGATTGCTTCAACGAAATATATTGAAGCCGCCATGAATTCGGCTTCTGCTTCCATGAAATCGGCTTGGAAAGGAGTTTCTTCTAATAGGGTTCATCCCTCTTGA